The Hippocampus zosterae strain Florida chromosome 11, ASM2543408v3, whole genome shotgun sequence genome includes the window GAGTGAGAGACTAGAACGATTGTTTTCACCAAAGCCTGCCATTGAAGGCATCGAGGAGAATGACCCCTTTTGGCACAGGTGGGAAACATGTAGTGACCCGGACCAAGTCAGAACTCTCCTCTACCCAGATCAATCCAGTAGTGATTATCTGtgtttgtgacccccccccctccttcccccccaaaaaacaacaatgacctcCGGGTTAAGTCGCGTCTTCCAACCTCTCTTGCAGTTTGTACTCCATTTGTTCATCTTACTCTAACAAACCCTCCATTTCATAAGAGTCTTGTTTTCATGGAAGCCTGTGCTTTACCCTTTCATgaaccaataatgataacctgtaacctgataacatgatcggCTGCCccctgtagtaaccgctgtccctgaaagggttgaagACAACAGATAAAATGAGACATTTTGGCAGGGGTGGGACGTGTGAACTGATGCCGGCCCTTCGAAACTCAGTTCAGCAGTATTGCCCAGTCTTTGTGACAAAACTCCACCCCAGTCCAGAACAATGATGGGACTTCAAGTGCCAGCTCACTTCTGGCCTCAGTTCCTGCTCCTGTTCTTAACTCCACTTtgtattggtgtgtgtgtgtgtgtgtgtgcatgtgtgtgtgtgggtgtgtgtgtgtgtgtgtgtgtgtgcgcgcatacaGTGTGTATACTTGATGTGCCAAGGTCCCAAGTATGCACAACCGATACTATTACCTGCATGTGTGAAGTAAATATGTGGTTCTGAAAACATTTAGTTACATTTTACCgtgtaaaatccatccattcattttccgaaccgcttaatcctcactagggtggcagggtgctggagcctatcccagccgtcttcgggcagtaggcgggggacaccctgaaacggttgccagccaatcgcagaccgtGTAAAATTTTACCATCAATTCGTGACATGAACTATTAACAAACAGTAATGCTGATAATTCATTTGTCGCTCCAATTCACCATAGTTGCGCCATTATAACTTTTGAGGGTACGCCACTAgacatacaaagaaaaaaaaagaccgcacAGGCTCAGGAGCACACTGTGTGTAAACAGAGCTGCATCCTTGGGCTTTTGTGGTCAATGTGTTATTTACAAGTACACTGAGTGGCTGAATAATGGACTGCACGCATCTGATAAGTGAGGCAGAGGGCAGAAATGGAGCCAGATGACAGAGTAAAAGGTCAAAGATTTGTGGTTTAAATAGAAGCAGCTCTGACTGAAATGCAGTCAGGCTGTTTGGAAAGCCACGTGCTCCTTAATATAAGCGACGGTAATGAAACACAGCAATAGCACACCAAAGCTCAAGTGTATATTAAACAAATTCATCACATTTCCTGTCAACCGAGCTTTTCTGCAGTGGAAAGCTAATTATCATTGCACAGGCTCTACTGCTCACACAAACCCGGAATTTCAACGTTGCCGTTGACCAAATATAATTTTCTTTAGCATCTAGGTGACGGGGTTAATCTCCAAAGGCTATAAGCCTATTATTGTGTTTAGACTGTGTGAAAGGCCTTCTAATTAACTCGGTGGTGGTAAAAGCAGCTCCTCCTGTataatattttgtttaaaaagtttttACACTTTCGTCAGATAATATGAAATGAAACTTGGCTGTTTAAAGGACCATTCCATTATATTTGAACTCAATTTATCAAGCTGCTATAAATCCAACTGCCCTGCCGTTGGCCCTTTATTGCCACTTAAATCGTTTGTGTGagccatgaaaagaaaaaagttagcTTCTCGATGCAATCTGTCACAGTGAATAGAAATTGTGTTGACATGAAAGGTGACAGAAGTGGGTGTTCTTATCCATACCATTTTCAGTAATTCAATATATTCATTTTCGTTTCAaataatttcttcactttgaatgCTCGCATTTCAAAGCTGCCACCTTGACTACATTCTGACATTCACCTTCAAACATTTAATCGGCTGTGGTTTTATGTCTCATTTACAGTGTCCCGAGTTTTATATAGCTCGTCAAGTCGCTGATGTCCTAGGTTTCTGAAAATGGACTTGAGTATTGTCTTTAAAAATCCAGTCATATAAACTGTCCCAGCATATCAAGTTCAAATAAAATGGCTCCTTGTTCTCTACATCTGTTTGAAACAAATATGTTCTGAAATTTAGACATGAAAGTGTACTCATAAATATTGTGTCCAGATTGCAACattgaaaaagtaaaataataccATTGACACTATATTTaacacccacatttttttttggtagaaaaagaaaatccatatTAATGTGACCCTTTTACTTAACTTTTCGCCATCCAGACCAAATTGTTGACAGTAAACTTAAAGAGGCCCtgtcttttttgtatttttgttctcATACTTCCCCACCAATGTGCAGATGTTATTATATCGtgatttgtcttcatttcatatTCCAGATGTAAAAAGTGTGCAGTGCTTTAAAGACGTAAGTACTTTTATCTTCTAGAGAGGAGCTGCGACTGGGCCCTGCACAACCATATGACCCTCACAAAGGAGCGCTGCTCAGTAATGGCGCCGTGGGCCGCAGACCGACCCTCATTGAACCAGAGAGGTTGAAAGACTTTGGTGAGGAAGAACTCCTCAACGGGGACGTGAAGGTCTGTGAGACCAAAGTGGTGGTCGAAGCACCTGTAGTCGCGCTAAAGGAGCCACCTAAAACCAGACGTGTCAGCGAGTTCAGGATCGTCCCCAGACCGGTCCCTCAGTACCTGCGCTTTGAGGACATCAGCGCCGCCGCCTTTACGATCCAATCAGGCATACAGAAGACGCCTTGCACAGTAAACATTAGAATAACAAAACTTTGAAACCTTGAGATCAAATTTCATAGCTGTACTACAACATTTCActctaaagcacaggtgtcaaagtcaaggcccgggggccaaatctggcccgccacatcattttatgtggcctgcgaatgCAAATTAAGCATGTCGAGTTCCATGATggttgctaaagtctgaaccaacatttcaaaatgtcatatgtcaTCCACAATAacttaaaactagttattcgtcaatttgttgtgcgctgtgtatgacATTGATATgggttcccaaaattcataacggccctccaagggaaaccgtgacaacaatgtggcccgtgacaaaaatgagtttgacacgccTGCTCTAAAGTGTAAAGTGAATTTGAACGGGAAGCTCTATGACTGAATCTCCTTTGGAATGAATAAAACACTGCAACCCGTCTTGTTTCTCAGTACTCCCGGCTGTCCAAACAGTATGGTATGGAGATTTATCTGAAGAAGGAGCACTTGCACTACACGGGCTCAGTGAAGGAGAGAGGAGTGCTGTACATGCTCTCCTCGCTAACACAGGTAAGACAGAGAATCCCCACTTCCTGTCTGTGAGGTCCTGTGACGTAAGGATGTTACAGCTGTGAAACAAagagagctgtcgtgttgtttcatttttaaaacatacactttattcATTCGTTTCACACTGAAGCGAATACAGACACGTCGATGTTGGACTACGCTCCTTCTCAACTGCCTTTCGACTATAGAGGCGTTTGAAGACCGCCTCAGAAAAAAgataaattaacgattacttcaaagacacaaaagcaaaaataatgcaacaaaaCAGAGAATCAAGTGAATAACATAAACAGTCTCCTACACTAATATGCCTTGTCAGTCAGATGTGGCGGCACACTAGTTAAGTAAGAACTACGTGACTGCGGTGTTACAGAAATTGGTGGGGTGTCAATTGAGTCGAGTCAAGAACAATATATCGTGAAAGAAGCCATGTTGCTCATTACAGCTGAACTGACACGTTTTGTATACTTTGGATTTGACTTTGTCAAGTAATAAATGTGTGATGTAAAATGCATTTGGTAAAAACACCCCTGTAGGCAATAATTTGGCCACTTATTCCCTATCACATTGTCAGAAAtatgaaacacaaaatggaacGAATAAAAAATGTGCACGATCCAATAGCGGTCATCGTGTCTGCCCCACAGTTCTGAAGTTTGGGCTTTGACTCTTGCTTCTGGACTTGGTCTGTGTAGTTTAGATtcaatgttctccctgtgcttgcgtgggttttctccatgtaccggtacttcgGCTTCatgtcacattccaaaaagacacGTTGAGTACATTGAAGATTTTCCATTTTTCATGGGGATGAATGGTTGCTTATCGATATGTGCACTGCCATTAGGTAACCAAGCCATTCGTTTGCTAGTTGGAAGTCTATTTCCCAGTTCATAGAGGTGATGATTCGACCAGCCGTGTCATTCCGCTGTAGTTTTGGGATGGATGAAGAAAACGTATGGATGGAGAGAATAAAAACAAGCCATCCAGTGGAGCATTGACCCTGACCACTCATGCCTTCACCACTGTGTGTCGATAAATTTGTTTCACAAAGATGATCGACTGTTCCGAGATTTTTATAATTGATCACTCCATGATGCATGTTTTCAGGAACAGCAGAGGAAGGGAGTGATCGTTGCCACTGACTGTAATTTCTCCATGGCCGTGGCCCACCATGGAGTGGAGCTGAAGATCCCCGTGTTTGCCATCATGCCGTCATGTTGTTCCTCACCTCGTCTCAGGATCTACAGAGATTATGGCGCCATGGTCATCTCCTATGGCAGTACCGGTCACGACTCTCAGAACCACGCTCGCCATCTGGCCAAAGAAAATGGATACCTCTACCTGGAAGAGTGAGCAATTTATATAACGTGTTTAATATATAGAATAATTTCAACCTACAGAATATTCACTTGAAGATATGACAAAAACAAGAACGTCCAACTtgattccctttttttccccaaatattcactcattttgaatttgatgcctgcaacaCATTCCGAAATAGCTGGGACAGGGGTACTTTTACCAATGTGTTACATTACCTTTCCTATGAACAACCTTTAACAAGCGTTTGTAAACCATGAACACTAATTGTAGAAGAGGTGTATATGTAACTCTTCCCCATTCTTTTTTGATGTCCAACTTGAGTTGCTCTGCAATCCAGGATCGCGATTGTTGTATTTTGGTCTTCATAAtgcgccacacattttcaattggacacaggtctggactgctggcaggctTGTCCAGGACCCACACTCTTTACAATGAAGCCACGCTGTGgtaacacatgcagaatgtggCTTGGCATTATGTTGCTGAAATACAATGTTGGTTGGATAACagcatactgtatgttgctCCAAAACCTCAATGCGCCTTCCAGCATTCATGGCTTAATCACAGATGTGCAAGTTACCTGTGCTAACACAACCCCATAACATCACAGATGCTGACCATTGAACCTTGTGCTGATAACAATCTAGCCCTTCTGgcccttttcctctttggcccggTGGACATAACATCCATGATtttcaaaagcaatttgaaatatggactcgtcagaccacagaacgACTTTTCCACATTGCGTCTTCCTCAATAAACTTCAGCCAAGAGAATACCTTGGCGTTTTGGGATGTTGTTCAAACATGGCTTTCGCTTtacctattcattcattcatcttctgtaccgcttgatcctcactagggtcgcggggggtgctggagcccatcccagccgtctccgggcagtaggcgggggacaccctgaatcggttgccagccaatcgcagggcacacagaaacgaacaaccatccacgctcacactcacacctagggacaatttagagtgttcaatcagcctgccatgtatatttttggaatgtgggaggaaaccggagcacccggagaaaacccacgcaggcccggggagaacatgcaaactccacacagggaggccggagctggaatcgaacccggtacctctgcactgtgaagccgacgtgctaaccactggactaccgggcctcccccccccccccgctttacCTAGTAAAGTTTAAAATTTTGTAGATGGATTTGTAGATGTAGCGACAAACTCTGTTAACTGCCAATGGTTTTCCAAAGTATTCTTGAGCCCGTGTGGCAATACCATTTACATCACAATgctcctttttaatgcagtgccATGTGAGGGATCAAAGGTCACGGGCGTTCAATGTTGTTTTTCAGCCTTGTTGTTTACGTGCAGAGACTTCTCTTTACATTGAGAAATTATATCCTTAAACCCCTGAACCATTTGCTCACgcagtttttaataaaataatgaacCAGTGTTGGAGACATTAAATTCAAAACGAAATATattccccaaaacattttgagtTACTTTTTTGAAAAAGCCATTTAAGGCACCATTTTTGTGCCGTTCAGAGATGAAAGTGCGACCTACCTGGCGGGACTGGGCACAGTGGGCATGGAGATTTACGAACAAGTGTCCAAGCTTGATGCGGTGGTGGTTCCTGCAGCTGGACAGTACGGTCTACTGACCGGCACGGCGGCAGCCATCAAGCATCTCAACTCACACGTTCTAGTCATAGTAAGTGGATGCGCTAGAAGGGAGACTCCATAATCTTCTCTGAAAACTTGATGATTAATTATCAGGTTTGATTTTGCACCTCAAAATGGGGTCACCTTCCCCTCATTGCTTCCTATTGCAAAGACAAGCCGTTACTCGCCTcctacatttccccagtgtggatgTTTTTCATTGAGCTTTTCTTTACAAGATAAATGTATTTGATGTtacttactcttttttttttcttggttccaTTATCTACTCACTGCTACAAGTCTGACAGCTTTAGGTCTGTTTACACTGGAGGGGAAAGAATGAGCCTCTTATTTTTCacctcaaatatttaatgccgTCTTCTGGCTTTACCAATTGCCTTACATTATCGTGCGTGGGGGCTGATGGAGGTGCCCATGCATGGATGCTCTTACTAATTTGCTAGGATCAAAGAATTTAAGATGCACGAATAAATCTTTGTGCAACATATTCTCGAGTACACTGCTCAGTGTCTGTGTGGGGGCTGTGCATATGAGGGCGGCCTGaaagaatatttttgtattcataatgtttattttatgttttgtctGGTCCCCCCGAAAAAATGCTGCAGCGCACATAATAATTCTGTGCGTGGACTCTCTCCAAACAGGGAATAGAACCTGAAGGTTTCCCTTTGCTGCTGCAATCTCTCAAGACAGATGGCCCCATCAAAGACATTCATTGCAACCCGAGTACCAAGCTGTACGGAGGTAAACATGCCATACTTAAAAGGCTTTAAGTCATGAATTAAATGCGGAGTTGAACTCTATCAGAGCAAGGTTGACTAAGCATTCATGTTTGCTGTCTGTATGCTGGTGCTCTTGTAACGCAGCATATGTTGCTCTCCTGTCTTGTCAGATCTCATGGGGTGCGCACTCGGTATCAACACCTTCCAGCTGGCCAAGAAACTAGTAGATAAAGTCATCTCTGTCAGGTAGTCAACAGCAAACCGAAAGTTTGAAGTTTCGCCAAATGTTTCAGGAGAAGATGTATTCACATATGGTGCTGGATAGCTTTGTTTTACTTACATCGTTTACACAGAAAATATAACTACTAGAAAAGATGTAGTGCAAGCTTGGAAAGTGGCTGCAGTGGAGGCCTGACAAAGCATCTCTTAGGAGGAACTGGGGATTTAGAGATGGTCATGGGGTCCAGAATTCATTCAGCCATTTACTGTAAAGTATTTTGGCCGGAGAATTAAAAGCGGTACGGTTTAACTGTGACACTCTCAAAAGAAATAATGTAAACCCTTTGAAATCAACGGTATGTTTGCATAAATTGGTCCTACAATAGGATCTGATCATCATATAAAGCACAACACACAAACTATTTCCTTAAACAAATATCACTCACGATCAATCAATGGTGGACCATTTAGTTTTACTAAACTGTCTGTTTTCAGCAATGTTCTTGGGATGCTCTGTGTGAGGTCAGGACTCTGCCTGAGCCACTCAAGAAGGCCTATTTTTATGTTGCATCTACTCCGTTATTGATTTACTTTTGTCCTTTTGAGTTGTTGTCCTATTTCATCACTCTTGTTCTGTTCAAGCTTCAAATGGCAGACAGAAATGTCTTGATGAACTTGGGGGTTCATTTTTCTTTGGGTGGTAGCAATGCGTCCAGGTCCTGGGTGAACAGCAGCGGTCCCAAACCATACTGAACAGTGTGTGATGACATTTGGATCAGAATGAGattgagaatcagaatcagatttattggtcaattatgtaaaacacacaaggaaattACTTTGCCAGTATACATGTCCAGAGGACCATAAACAAAACAAGGACTAACAGAGGGAAATAGAACGAGAAGCCTGGCAGTTCGCTGTGAAGCGGCCCAATATCATGCGGAAAGAAAACCATAGGGAAGaggttctgattctgattctgggcTGTGgtgatatttcttttttgtaaaaCCACCACCGCCACGTAATCTTTTTGCCTGAAAATTGTCAAACTTGTCAAAAACTAAATGGATGCACCATAAATGTTTCACAATGCAATCATGACAACTCAAATGAAACATTCAAGCCTCTTCTAGGATGACAGTTATGGATCCATTCCATTTAAGAATTACTTGGTAGGTTCTCGCGACTTTGCGTTGATATGTGcgtttgtaaaagaaaaaaaactaatcttaAAAAGTGGCTTTGTAAACTGTAAAAAGCTGGAATGTGTTATGGATCTGCCGAATTTCGGTTGTCTTGAATCTGAACTGCCATTAATGGGTTGATGTGTTCGTGCCTCGCAGTGAGGAGGACTCTTTGGTGGCAATGTTGAGGTTTCAAGAGTTTGAGCGTTCCACCGTGGACACCGAGGGAGCCATGGGATTGGCTGCCATTTTGGCTGGACAACTGACAGAACTGAGAGGCAAAAGGTGCGTTTGTTCAGATTTGATCAGATGGGACCGCTTGCGTTTTTCTGCCAGTGGCTGGCATAGTGCTCATTTGCATGCAAACACAATCATATTTTAGCAATATGGTGTCGAGCTGCCACACTTCCCCTGGAGCAGCTTCGCAAATGATCAGATCACTTCACCCGCTATAATTCTGTCACGCTGCATGATGAATTGTAAGCGACAAACTCCGTCTGACTCACAGTCTGCAAGGATTGGATTGTACTAACCTGCAGATGTTTTGAAGGTCTGTGGACACAATTTGAGTGATTTGGCTATTTGGTTTGTGAAATTGTCCTCCAAGATGCATGTTAATATAGCAGCAATATAGCATGCATGTTAATATTCCACTTGTTTTGCTAACTCAGACCATGATATTGTAATGCATGAACAAAGCTATTAGGGTATTTATATTGTATAATACTGTAGCGGTTTTATTGAGTGATGAAatctcaatatatatatactgtattttttttttcataatcgtCCAGCCCGAATCCTGGGTTGAAATTGTGGCATTTGGACTTTTTAAAACGGTTACAACACTGCCTCcccttttgcttcttttttttgtttgcaataAGCTTGTTTGATTGAATTTGATTGTTTTCTATTTGATAAAGACAGGAGAGTAGTATGCTGACCCTTGACTCCTGTCATCTGGAGGTTGTTGCTGATGTCATTAACAGTTGTTTAAGGGTCTCTCTCTACAGTTCTGAAAGATTTTCCTGGTGTCAACCAACCACTATGTTTTTCTTGGTCTGTCTGTTGTGGTGATTTTATGAAACAAGATTGAAATATTTGTGTGTAGGGTGGCAGTCGTGGTGAGCAGTGCTAACATGGAGCTGGATCTGGTGAGGCAGTGTGTGGACCGAGCCCTGGTGCTGGAAGATCGTGTCAGCAAGTTCTCAGTGCGGCTGGGAGAA containing:
- the LOC127610083 gene encoding L-threonine ammonia-lyase, with the translated sequence MNFAAQLFYSSYLSERLERLFSPKPAIEGIEENDPFWHREELRLGPAQPYDPHKGALLSNGAVGRRPTLIEPERLKDFGEEELLNGDVKVCETKVVVEAPVVALKEPPKTRRVSEFRIVPRPVPQYLRFEDISAAAFTIQSGIQKTPCTYSRLSKQYGMEIYLKKEHLHYTGSVKERGVLYMLSSLTQEQQRKGVIVATDCNFSMAVAHHGVELKIPVFAIMPSCCSSPRLRIYRDYGAMVISYGSTGHDSQNHARHLAKENGYLYLEEDESATYLAGLGTVGMEIYEQVSKLDAVVVPAAGQYGLLTGTAAAIKHLNSHVLVIGIEPEGFPLLLQSLKTDGPIKDIHCNPSTKLYGDLMGCALGINTFQLAKKLVDKVISVSEEDSLVAMLRFQEFERSTVDTEGAMGLAAILAGQLTELRGKRVAVVVSSANMELDLVRQCVDRALVLEDRVSKFSVRLGEWPGDMAKLLDVLSREDVRLLDVSHRRYSDKSDLFRAKVECVVETRDKTQSTQLRKTLSERYPSLCWLER